The DNA sequence actatgATGTTACAATTGTGAACCAGAATCTATTTTTAGGTGGAATAGACACAGGCGCAATTACAATGGTGTGGGCGATGGCAGAGCTGGCTAACAACCCTGGACTGATGAAGAAAGCACAAGAAGAAGTCAGAAAATACATCGGAAACAAAGGAAAAGTCACAGAAACTGAAACAGATCAGCTCCAATACCTCAAGATGGTAATCAAAGAAACCCTAGGACTGCATCCTCTAGCTCCAATGATCCTTCCCAGGGAAACCACGTCCCGTTGCAAAATCCAGGGTTATGACATTGACCCCAAAACCCTAGTTCTTGTTAATGCATGGGCAATCGCACGCAACCCCGGGTTTTggaaggacccagaagagttcatCCCTGAAAGGTTTGATGGAAGCTCGGTTGATTACCAAGGACAACATTTTGAGTTTCTGCCGTTCGGAGCTGGTCGAAGAGTTTGTCCAGGAATATATATGGGAACGACAACGGTGAAGCTTGGACTTGCAAATCTTGTCTACTGGTTCGACTGGAAATTACCTGATGGAATTGTGGAAGATCTCGACATGGAAGAAACAAGCGGCTCCCCTTCCCTCACTGTCTCTAAGAAAACTCCTCTCAACCTCTCAAATTCTCTCAGAAAGAGTAAAGAGGTTCTTCTCTATGAGCTGTCCTAGGCATAGTCAAGCTAGGTAGAATAGTGAGTTTCCACTCCCCGATAAATATCGCCCGAATAAAAAACAGAACTGCTCTACATATTGTATAGTTTTCTTGTTATGACAGATTATGACAAAGTTTTACAGAGTGAGGTTGAGTGGATTGGTGATACGATGTCTCTGCTTGTTCAAGTTCTTGTGTTTCTGGATGTTCTTGCATTATACAACTCTAGAAACTAGTACAAGATACGagtaaaaggaaaaaataacATCGTAAATAAAACATGATACCGCATCAAATATATAATCTTGGAagtaattttcctttttatttgaaCTTCAATCGAACCTTGGTATAAGTAATGTAAGTTAGTAGGGTtacaaaatgaaaagaaaaagttcCACGAAAAGTTTCTATCAGAAAATACATCACAGTGAGAAAATTATAGAAAcctcaccccccccccccccccggcgggGGAAGAAAAGCATGAATACGAAAGGTTACCTTGCGCTGCAAGTAGCTACTATGCGAAAACAAGCAATTACATGTCCACTGCAAACAAGAGGGCATTGAAAAGTAAGAGAGTTAAAAGAAGCCATTTTTTTACTGTTCTAATTTTGAAATATCACAATAAATACACAAAAGAAAACtgtaagcaaaaggaaaaggatAAAAAGGGTGTGAATCATAGAAGAGGTTCGGAGAGCTCCATTTCATTTGAAGTACTCTCTTGTTGTGTGTCGGTGCGACTGACACCTACAAAGTCCAGCCCAAGCCACTGCCACGGCCAGCATACATATCTAGGTCCACTCAGTCCCCTTCTTGAGTCTTCCcgattttcaatttcttcaAGCTGACGTGTAAGCTCCTCTAATCTATCCCGGAGCCTGGTTGCCCTCAAGTCTGCCAATTTCAATGATTTCTCAGCAGCATCTCTAGCTGCCATGGCAGCATTGGCTGTCTCTTCTTTGAACTTGAGTTTCTTCTCTGATTCCACAATTGCCTGCTTAGCCTCTTCAAGTTCCTTCTTAAGTGTCAACAACTGCATGTTCCAACCAGTCATTATGAACTACGACTTAGAAGCATGCTAGTTGAACAATGAAGATGGAATATGTGATATGAAATGAGCTTCGTAAACTTTTTTATGCAAACTATCAAGCCCTGGTTGTTAGGATAAACCTTTGGGTCCATTGGAGTGTGATATTTCAAACTTATTATCTTTCGTTAAAGCCAAATGCCAAAGTGATCTTGAATGGATATTACCGAAACATAAGTCCTTGTTCGTATGGGAGGAAAGAAGAAATACATGGATTCCAAATTATTTGTTATACCATGAAAAATTCTGGGTCACTTTTAGGTGTTTGAATCAGTTATTTACTTGAAATGAATGCAGTCTGAAGATTTTGAATAGTAATCTGTTCCTTTACGATATGATCCTATCTTTCCCTTCGCAATCAGGCCGCAGCCAGACACTGTAACAAGTTGGACCTATAACTCAGTCAAATCCCACCATAGTCCCTTTACTCCCCAAAAAGGACTGCAGGACAAATCTATCTGTTTTATACAATTATATGAGCTCAGACCctaaatatttatttcttccacTGAGATATATATCATTTGAATGCAAAAAACTGGGAAACCAAGTGCAGAAAATGACATCATGTCAAACTTGCAAGATTACCTGTGCCACAAATTCTTGTTCTACACCTGTGCCCGCAGCAGCTTCTTGCTCTGCTGCAGCTTTCCATCTTGCAATTTCTTCTTCAGCGGCAGCAATGTCCATCATTAGCCCTTCAACCTACACACAGAATGGTTTTACATAAGTCCCCAAATTGGTTTACGAACAGTAAGTGCTACAATAGATCATTGATTTGTAAATAGAACAGGTATAACATACACTTTCATTTGCTATTCTCTCCTTCTCTTCAAGTTCCTCGATTCTGTGCATTCTGTGGTCGAGCTCCTTAGCTTGAGCCTCAACATGCTGTTTGAGTAGACTCAACTCTGCCCTTAATACGGTAAACAGTAAATGTAACATAACAATACCGTGTCAGGACAAAGTTAACAGTATAAAAGCACAAGTATTTGATTTAGTGCAAACGAAACTTCAAGTTAAGGTGTATGCAAACGCCAAAACTGATTTGAAATTGAATAAGTTTGGGCAAAACAGAGTACCTTAATTCCTCCAAAGCATGTTGCAGGTCAATGATCTCAAGCTGAGCTGCCTTAACAATGTTCTCCAAAGCCCCCGCCTATATAAGATATTACCAATTACATCAGCAATGAAAAAATAGGGTTTCAAACCGAAACAAATTCAAAATAAGAATCAACACAACTAACAGTAAGGGTACTTACTAATGCGTATATTTCATCCTCCTCCGTCTCGATATCCACATTGTCATCCCCAGCATGCTTACTAAACTTGAAATCTATCCCAGCCTCCCTTAAACCATTTTCTGCAGCCTGAAACAATTCATTTGTCTTAGATGATGGACTGGATGTGATCCTCTTGGACAATGCACTCCTAAGTAACGATCCAATTTGTTCTTTCTCTTCAACTAACCGATTCACTGTTTCATCCAAATGCTTTATCTCACGATTCTTTTCCTCAGACAAATCCCTTGTCTTCTCGACAACAATCCTGCTTAATTCATAAATGGATTCCATCCCAGCCAAAGTTGCACGTATGTTCTCCTCTATGTCCGTTTCCTGAGGAACAAACAGGGACTCGGAAAACTCTGACTGATCCAAATTATGGGCATCAACGATTCCGATAACATTATATAGCCGGTCATGTATTTTTGAAACCAGATTCAACTGATCAAAGAGTAACCCCCTCTGCACTTCTGTTTTTGAGTCCAAATCCATCAACTTATCATCATACTCTCCAACCAACTGCTTCAACTGGGAAACCTCACTCTCAGCCTTACTCAACTTTTCCACCATCTCCTTCTCAATATCCGAAACTTTCCCACTCTTTTCCGCAATGCTCTTCTCCAAATTCTCAACTGCGGATGCCTTCTTCGCAACCTCATCTCTCAAACCGCCGATCGTGGCCTCCAGCTGAGAAATTTCAATGGCAATTTCATAATTTCTCTGATCCATCTGCTCTCTAGTTTCATTCCTAGACTTCACTGCAGTATCAATCTGCCTCACAAGCTCTTCCACAATCTCATTCGCCCGCTTAATCACTCCGTAGGCAACCGCGGGAAATCCCGTGTATTTGTGCGACCTTGGCAATCCCGCACCCCCAAAATTCTTGAAATTGCTAACTTTCCCCGATATCTTGTCCATTCCAGACATGAGCATATGAGTCGAATTCCCAATCTCAGCTCTCAAACCGTCCCTCTCCTTCACCGCCTCCTCGAATTGCTTCGCAATCTCCTCCCTCTGCTGTAACGCCTCCTCTTTCGCCCTATTCGACTCCGCCAACTCCGCCGTGACCTGCTCGTTGGTTCTACAAGCTTCTTCCTTTTCACGCAGCGCCTCGTCCCTCTGCCTCCCCCACTCGTCCCGCTTCTTTATCGCCTCGTGCGCCAGAGCCTTCAGCCGGTTAAACTGAACCTGCAAATCCGACTTCGAATTCTCCACCACCTCGCGAGCTTGCCGCTCGCGGTCCAGCTCGGCGATCAGCTCGCGGAACCGCTCCGGTGAAATCTCGTCGGGCGACGGAGTCTTTGTCGCGATCGGCACCGGATCATCGCTCTCCACGTCACTGAGCACCGCATCGTTGTCCTCGTCGCCGGCGCTTGCCATTTAGTATATACGCCAATCGCCGAACTCTTTCTATCGCCGATTGTGCAAGCAAATTCTCATTCCGAGTAATTCCGAGTACGATCAAATCACCGATTTTAACGACAATTCGTAATTcgtgaacaaaaaaaatttgaaatcccaAGGATTAACCGGATTGGAAAGGGAATTGGCGAGTTCACGCGATTGGAAAGGTGGGAATTTTGGGCGGTAACTTTGTGGAAGAAGGATTAAGAAAGTGGGAATTGTAAGTTAACTTAATCCGAAGAGATGGATTTGGGAAAGGGATTTCGTACCTGTAAACgagatggaggaggaggaggaggaggagacagagagagagtaccAGCGACGGTGCGTATCAGTGACGACAACGAGACCACCAACCAGTCTCCCTCTCTTCTTTTCCCggaagaatttttattttttacttttatttgtcaaaattatttttaatttttgtttgatgCAATCTAGGATTAGGATTGAACAAATGTATTTTTAGCAATAATCTAACCTAATGTGAAAATGAATACCTTCAAACTATAGTATAAGTGGCGCTTATTTTTCTAAATGCGATATTTTTGtctaaaaaattattgagattggGAAGAGTTAGAATATCTAACTTATTCGACAAGAAAAATACATCACTTATAATCTCTAGCTTGTGCtatgttatttttttcttttaaacaaacaatattatttataataaatagTGAAGATGaggttaagcctcacaatagacaaacaataatgtatttcaaattcatttttgacAAGAATCGAACACCTCTCACTTAATCATCATGatgaaattttattgttttttatagaaCAAAatgttcgtcaatttctttgaactcaattagatgtctcaaatttttttaatttggctaatattttacaAAGATGGTCTGTGAAATgctacttaaaaaataaattgtttagATTATTTAGGTTTGATGTAGTGTGAGCTTGACAATTACTCCCattatttgaaataaaaaaataagaatccCTTAACCCATTGGTTGGGTTGATTGGTGAATCCACCAAACTGCCTACCCCTGCATGTTGGGCCAGTTTTGAGTAAGAGTACAGTGAAATGGGCTCAGCAATTACTGGGTCCATATTGCTTGGTCTCTTttaatgaggcccaatatattcTGTAGATAGAACAAGTTAATAGACTTTGGCTTGTTTTATTAACATCCCATATTTTGTTGACTAtaccccacatacttaatacaccctaTATCTactttttaactaaaaatttatcttaatacaccccacttatTTTCCAATACTACCCTTACACCCCACACCCCTCTACATACACCTCACACCCTACTTAAACCCTACAATCAAACTCTTCGTTAATTACATTATTCAAATAGTTTttgatgttttgtttttctgcaaagAACTTGCTAGAGTTTTGGGGGAGAAGATAGTCATAGATTTCTCAAATATGTGGACCACGTTATGAGAAGAAGTATATGCCCACATTGTCTTTcttgtttattttatgtttgAATATTTATGGGCAACTGTAGGATCAAAGAAGAAATTTTAATGTTACGATTCATGCCTGGTATCTAAAGCTCCACCCAAAAGTTCCCTTTGCATATCAATTAgagattttaaatgattttcaTGCAAAGGAAACTGTATGTCAATAGATGTATTTATgaagaaatatataagcacgtgcattttttttttataattctaATAATACAAAAGTTGGAGATGACATTTTAGTTTCAAACTTACAGATGATATAGATGTTGGAACCAATGTCGAAGTTACAAATGATACAGATGTTGTAGTCAATACCCAAGTGACAGAGCTACGGACGACGTCAAAGCCTCCAAAACATTGATTTCatgtttcattcgtcaaaatTAACCTCTTTTTTCATTAACTATGTTGTGCTTTTAGTTAAGGTTTTGTTTTAGAATGGAGGTGAGAGTATCTTCAAGAGCTTGAAAGAAAACAATCTTAGAATACATATTGACAAATAGTTGGGGTGTATTCAGAAaataattattgttttttaattcatatatgGCCTAAATAGTAATTGTATTAGGGCAAACAAGTTATTTAGTAATAAAATATGATATGAGGTTTATTCAACACTTAATagggtgctaataaaaaaaacctagacTTTTAATAAGGcccccatattttttttcaggAGAAGCAACTTTTTcgccttttttttatattaattttgataGAGAGAGTTGTGATGTGTGGAATTCAATAATTTCGAAACTCTTAATGGTCGTAATCCCCAAGTTAATAGACTTTTA is a window from the Malus domestica chromosome 16, GDT2T_hap1 genome containing:
- the LOC103403081 gene encoding uncharacterized protein At3g49055-like — encoded protein: MASAGDEDNDAVLSDVESDDPVPIATKTPSPDEISPERFRELIAELDRERQAREVVENSKSDLQVQFNRLKALAHEAIKKRDEWGRQRDEALREKEEACRTNEQVTAELAESNRAKEEALQQREEIAKQFEEAVKERDGLRAEIGNSTHMLMSGMDKISGKVSNFKNFGGAGLPRSHKYTGFPAVAYGVIKRANEIVEELVRQIDTAVKSRNETREQMDQRNYEIAIEISQLEATIGGLRDEVAKKASAVENLEKSIAEKSGKVSDIEKEMVEKLSKAESEVSQLKQLVGEYDDKLMDLDSKTEVQRGLLFDQLNLVSKIHDRLYNVIGIVDAHNLDQSEFSESLFVPQETDIEENIRATLAGMESIYELSRIVVEKTRDLSEEKNREIKHLDETVNRLVEEKEQIGSLLRSALSKRITSSPSSKTNELFQAAENGLREAGIDFKFSKHAGDDNVDIETEEDEIYALAGALENIVKAAQLEIIDLQHALEELRAELSLLKQHVEAQAKELDHRMHRIEELEEKERIANESVEGLMMDIAAAEEEIARWKAAAEQEAAAGTGVEQEFVAQLLTLKKELEEAKQAIVESEKKLKFKEETANAAMAARDAAEKSLKLADLRATRLRDRLEELTRQLEEIENREDSRRGLSGPRYVCWPWQWLGLDFVGVSRTDTQQESTSNEMELSEPLL